The window AGAGGTCTATAAAAGCTATAGGCTTTGGTTTTTATGTCTCTTTTATTTTATTACCTTTGGCTCTTTTGTCGCGTTTACGGTGTTTTTACCATCCTTTCTCGTCAATCAATTTCAGCTGACAAGTGTAGATGCCGGCTTTCGGACTGCTGGGTTTATCATTGTGGCAACTGTCATGCGTCCAATTGGAGGCTTGCTCGCAGATAAATTTAATTCCTATATTATTTTGATTATCGTCTTTAGTGGTATCACCTTTGGCGGATTTATCCTTTCCTTTAAGCCTTCTTTAATGATTTATACAATAGGCTGTATCTTAATTGCTTTTTGTGCTGGTGTGGGGAATGGTACTGTTTTTAAACTAGTTCCTTTATATTTTTCGAAACAGGCTGGCATCGTCAATGGAATTGTTGCTGCTATGGGAGGTCTCGGAGGCTTCTTCCCTCCACTTATTTTAACAACCTTGGTTGACTTAACAGGCCATTATGCAATTGGTTTTATGGCCCTATCAGAATTTGCTCTCGCCTGCCTTGTGATTGTGATTGGTCTTTATTATCAGGATAAGTTGACCGTTTCTGATCGAATCATAGAGGGAACGATTGAGGGGATTATGGTTACTGATATGAAGGGAACTATCGAAAGAGTTAACCCTGCATTTATAGATGTCACAGGATTTGCTGAGGAAGAAATTATTGGTAAGACTCCTGCGGTCTTAAAATCCGGGAAACATGAGCCTTCCTTTTATTCAAATATGTGGGAGCAAATTAAACAGAATGGATATTGGCAGGGTCAAATTTGGAATCGAAGGAAAAATAATGAGGAATACCTCCAATTATTAACAATTACCATGATAAAGGATGAAAATGATAATCCTACACATTTCGTCGGGATGTTTAATGAATTAAATCCAGAACATTGATAGATTTTGTAGAGATGTCCTTAGGGCATCTCTATTTGATGTTTAGTTGTATTTATTCATGTCCATACTTATGCTGATAAAGCTTAAGTACAAGAACCTAAATAAAAGGAGGAAAAGAAATAGATGTCAGGTCCCTCACTATATAAATTAGATGCGCACCGTTCCATTCATGATGGCGTGGTAACAGAAGGAAGAGATTTGCTTAACCTTCTCTTAAAGGTTCGGCGGGAAAAACTTGAGAATCATGAAAAGCATGCAAGAATGACGGCTGAAGCCTTGATTGACCATTGGGAAACAAGATTAATTGCCCATGCCGATTCAGAGGAAGAAAATTTTTATAACGAGAAAATAAAGGAAAATCCTGAATTAGCAACACCTTTAACGATGTTAAAAAGAGATCATGATCTGTTTCGGACCATTATAGATGAAGTAAAGCAATTGATGAAAAAAGACAAAATTAGTGATGAGATGGTGGATTATTTTAAAGCGATTTATGTGCTGGCAAAAATACATAATCAGCATGAGGAAGGCTATTTATTCGATCAACATTGAAAAAGGAACCAACAATGGTTCCTTTTTACCTTTACCTATTTTTCTGCTCCGCGCACGGCTTTGCGTGGATTCATTTTACGATAGACAACATACTTTCTTGATAAATATTCCAGCGGCAAGCTCCAGACATGAACAAGGCGGGTAAACGGCCAAAGAGCAAACAGCAGAAAGCCCGTAAAAATATGAAGCTTAAAGCCAATTGGTGAGATAGCCATTAAATCAGGCATAGGTCTAAAGGTTAATATTCCTCTGAACCAAGGGCCAATGGTTGTCCGGTAATCGAAATCCCCACCGGTTGCTGTGTAGCCAACTGTATTAGAAAACCCGAGTAAAACGACAACACCAATCCAAAGTAATGTCATGAGATCCTTCTTCGAGCTGTTCTTCGAAACACGCTTGTTCGTCATGCGGCGGACAGTCAGCAGCAAACCGCCGATGACAGTGGCAACACCGGCTAAACCGCCAATCCAAACGGCACCAAAATGATACATATGCTCATTAATTCCAATCATATCATAAAGACCCTTTGGAATTAATACACCTGCTACATGTCCGAAAAAGACAAAGACAATTCCATAATGAAAAAGAATACTCCCCCATTTTAGTAATGAATCCTTCTGAATAAATTCACTGGACTTGGCCGACCAGCCAAATTGATCGGTATTATAGCGATAAATATGCCCTAATACAAATATCGTCAGGGTTAAATAGGGGAAAACTACCCATAAAAACACATCCATGAACGTTAACGAAATCACTTGGACACCCTCCAACAAGGACTAACCAGCATGATGGTCAATCCTTTCTTCTTTTCTTGGTAACAGGCTTTCAATGATGATTAAAGCCGCTTTGACTAAATAAGCATAGGGATTCATTTGCTTATGCAGCTCTTTATTTAACGCTTTAATCGCTTTTAAATGGATAGCAAGTACCTTTGTAACACACTTCAGTTCAGCAATGGAAGCGAAGTCAAGAATAAGCGGTAGATAATCCGGTAATTCATTTTCCTTTATATAAAAGCCTGCCTTCGCAAATTCAAGCTTAAGCTTGACAAATGCCGGTCCTCTTTCCCGGTTATCCCCAAAGATTCCATAGGTTAAATAAAGGGTCGTATTTTCCGTGAGATCAAACCATCTTACGTAATTCTCCGCAAGCTCCTCCCAGCTCATTTCACGAGTATAGTTCCAAAAAGAAAGAATGGAACTTCTCACCTCTTCGTTTTCAATCGAAAGAATGAGCTCCTGAATCTCCTCGTTATCCACCCATTCCTTATCAGGGTACCGAAGCATAATTGAGCATAATTTAAAAGTCAACTGGTAGTTGTCCATCCATTGTTCCACCTAGATCACTCCAATACCTTTCACTAAACGCATAAAGATCCTCTTCTCCACTTTGTTCCGGTCCTACACTGCAGCTATTACAGCTTTCCATAAAGGAATAGCCAGTTGATCCCTGTGCCTCGTACATATTTGCTGCTTTTTCTCGATGTGACTTCGGTATCACATAGCGATCATCGTATTTCGCAATGGCTGATAGCTCATACAGCT of the Bacillus tuaregi genome contains:
- the narI gene encoding respiratory nitrate reductase subunit gamma, giving the protein MDVFLWVVFPYLTLTIFVLGHIYRYNTDQFGWSAKSSEFIQKDSLLKWGSILFHYGIVFVFFGHVAGVLIPKGLYDMIGINEHMYHFGAVWIGGLAGVATVIGGLLLTVRRMTNKRVSKNSSKKDLMTLLWIGVVVLLGFSNTVGYTATGGDFDYRTTIGPWFRGILTFRPMPDLMAISPIGFKLHIFTGFLLFALWPFTRLVHVWSLPLEYLSRKYVVYRKMNPRKAVRGAEK
- a CDS encoding hemerythrin domain-containing protein; amino-acid sequence: MSGPSLYKLDAHRSIHDGVVTEGRDLLNLLLKVRREKLENHEKHARMTAEALIDHWETRLIAHADSEEENFYNEKIKENPELATPLTMLKRDHDLFRTIIDEVKQLMKKDKISDEMVDYFKAIYVLAKIHNQHEEGYLFDQH
- a CDS encoding MFS transporter yields the protein MARANSQLVLQTGNLVLGFMVWVILSSLISFIKMDIDISPSESAMITAVPVILGSILRVPIGYWTNRYGARWVFFISLLFLILPVFYISMADSVMDLLLGGLALGLSGAIFSVGVTSLPKYYPKEKQGFVNGIYGAGNIGTAITTFSAPVLANTFGWRRTIQFYIILLLVFAALTFLFGDRKENSVKVALSEQIKEVYKSYRLWFLCLFYFITFGSFVAFTVFLPSFLVNQFQLTSVDAGFRTAGFIIVATVMRPIGGLLADKFNSYIILIIVFSGITFGGFILSFKPSLMIYTIGCILIAFCAGVGNGTVFKLVPLYFSKQAGIVNGIVAAMGGLGGFFPPLILTTLVDLTGHYAIGFMALSEFALACLVIVIGLYYQDKLTVSDRIIEGTIEGIMVTDMKGTIERVNPAFIDVTGFAEEEIIGKTPAVLKSGKHEPSFYSNMWEQIKQNGYWQGQIWNRRKNNEEYLQLLTITMIKDENDNPTHFVGMFNELNPEH
- the narJ gene encoding nitrate reductase molybdenum cofactor assembly chaperone; protein product: MDNYQLTFKLCSIMLRYPDKEWVDNEEIQELILSIENEEVRSSILSFWNYTREMSWEELAENYVRWFDLTENTTLYLTYGIFGDNRERGPAFVKLKLEFAKAGFYIKENELPDYLPLILDFASIAELKCVTKVLAIHLKAIKALNKELHKQMNPYAYLVKAALIIIESLLPRKEERIDHHAG